The Methanothrix sp. region GGCATCCGCCTGACCCATGACGCCACCGCCCCGCACCGAGACGTCGACATCGACGCTAGAAAACGCCTCTGTCGCCATGATTATCGGCTCCATCATCTTCATCCGGGCCAGGGCAGGCTCGACGATCTCGAGAGGCACATTGTTTATGCGGATTCTGCCCTTGCCCTCCTTGAATGTCGCCCTGGCGATTGCAGTCTTCT contains the following coding sequences:
- a CDS encoding 30S ribosomal protein S9, whose amino-acid sequence is MKVVNSSGKKKTAIARATFKEGKGRIRINNVPLEIVEPALARMKMMEPIIMATEAFSSVDVDVSVRGGGVMGQADAVRTALARGIIEWTGDAALKEAYAEYDRNLLVSDHRQKEKKKFGGLGARAKYQKSYR